A segment of the Colletotrichum destructivum chromosome 3, complete sequence genome:
AGGTGTCTGCGAAACCACCAAATGCGGGGTGCATGGCATATGGTATCCACATCCCTGGAGAGCTACCTGGCTGACATTAGAGTCCGAACAGGTTCCTGGCCTTTTGGGCACCACCGAGAACGAGCTCGGCATCCGAAAGTGGCTCGAGGACCAGGGCCACACTCTGGTTACCACTTCTGACAAGGATGGCGAGAACTCAAAGTTCGACCAGGAACTTGTCGATGCCGAGATCATCATCACAACCCCGTAAGTTATCCAAGTTACCTGACACTTGAGTCACGGGCACACGAAACTTACACAACCCCTAGCTTCCACCCCGGTTACCTTACTGCCGAGCGTCttgccaaggccaagaaccTGAAGCTTGCCGTCACTGCTGGCATCGGCTCCGACCATGTCGACCTGAACGCTGCCAACAAGACCAATGGCGGCGTCACAGTCGCCGAAGTCACCGGCTCCAATGTCGTCTCCGTTGCCGAGCACGTCGTCATGACCATTCTCGTCCTCATCCGCAACTTCGTCCCCGCTCACGAGCAGGTCGAGCGCGGTGACTGgaacgtcgccgccgttgccaaGCAGGAGTACGACCTCGAGGGCAAGACTGTTGGCACTGTCGCCATTGGCCGTATCGGTGAGCGTGTCCTGCGCCGCCTCAAGGCCTTTGACTGCAAGGAGCTTCTCTACTACGACTACCAGCCCTTGTCTCctgagaaggagaaggagattgGCTGCCGCCGTGTCGAGAACTTGGAGGAGATGCTCGCCCAGTGCgacgtcgtcaccatcaacGCTCCTCTGCACGAGAAGACGCGCGGTCTCTTCAACAAGGACCTTATctcgaagatgaagaagggtTCCTACCTCATCAACACCGCCCGCGgtgccatcatcgtcaaggaggaTGTCGCGGAGGCCCTCAAGTCCGGCCACCTCGCTGGCTACGGTGGTGATGTCTGGTTCCCCCAGCCCGCCCCTGCCGACCATCCTCTGCGCACCGCCAAGAACcccttcggcggcggcaacgccatGGTCCCTCACATGTCTGGTACCTCTCTCGATGCCCAGAAGCGTTACGCAGACGGTACCAAGGCCATCATTGACAGCTACTTGAGCGGCCGCGAAGACTACAAGCCCGAAGATCTCATCGTCCACAAGGGTGATTACGCCACCAAGGCATACGGCCAACGTGAGAAGAAATAAGCGGCGGATAGCGATGGCATAGCACTCAAACAGAACGGCATCTGGGCTGCTTAGGATATGTGACGGCTTTAGCGTTTGAATTCTGGTTTTCTTTTGGgggcattggcattggcattggcacTTTGGTATCTGAAATATAGGTTACCGTACATAAGAAATGTAACCTGATGCGATGCATACTCTGAAAACGTTTACGGTCGTACTCTGGTAGATACGAGCCAACTAATGAGGCTGGTGATCTTTTTGCTACGAGGTGCcacgaggaagaaggcagGCAGGCTTGTTAATATCCACACATCTTCGCTGGTGTTCGTCCGCCTGGTCTCGGCCGAGCCTCTAGGGGCTTGCGCTGCTCTGGACAGCGAAGCCGTGAAAGCTCTTGTGGAAAGTAGGCCAGTCCTGTGGCCGTGTGCGTTTGTATGCATTACGAGGTGACTAAGTACCTGGCACAAGTTGTTCAGTTCAGACGCTATCGCCGTCCGTCGGTTGGGTCTATCCACTTCATTCCACGCCTCTAGGAGTCTCGTTCTCTCGAGTCTCGCGTGGGTCGTTCATCACCACCTCCCATGGCACCGGATGTTGGCCGCAGTGTAAAGTCGTATAGCCCGTGCCGGtaccgccatcgacgcccaccttcccggcctcggccaaaCCGGCTCGGATGCTCTCTACGAACATCTCTCGCATGAATCTGAATGACTCCGAATTTTAtgaccccctccccccctcccccccgccgcccccaaaTAAAAAGAGATCCTCTGAGCGGGATCTTAGCGCTCTTCCACGATACGATGCAAAACCCCctaaaaaaaaagaagaccCCATGCTACTGAAGGTTACTCAAAGTCATACCCATAGCAAGACCGTCTCCAtagccaaaaaaaaaaggaaccTCGCCGTGCttcccatcatcatcaacgcTTCCAAAACTGCCACCACGAACGCCCCTCGTGCTCCAGTTGATGCCTCGTCTCGCGCTTGATGACCTGCTGGTCCCGTCCGCGGATGCGCCAAAAATACACgggcacgccggcgacgacgaacaacaccaccgtcaccgtctgCAGCGGCTGCGCGAACACGGCACGACTCAGCAGGAACAGCGAGACGCAGCAGAAGATGATGGGCGTTGTGATCCACGTCTTGTATGGGCGGTCGAGCTGTGGCTCGCGTACGCGGAGGATGATCAGCCCCAGTACTGTGATGAAGTAAAAGGTGTATCCCGCGACACCGTAAAAGGTCAACAGGGTGCCAAACTCGCCCACAATGATGTAGGCAGCCGTCAGCAGGCCGTTGAGCACAAGCGCCCAGACGGGGGTGTAGAAGAGACCcatgtcatcgtcgccgaggatACGGATTAGGAGATTTGCAACACGCCCACGCGAGGTTCGCGAGGTCGTCACCGAGTGGCCTTCTGACCGAGACAGCCCGATACTGCCAAAGACGGAGGGGATGTACCCTTCTTTGCCCGCGACATAGACCAGACGCGATGACGTGAAGGTTGACGAGTTCAGGGCGCCGAAGCAAGACGCCGAGACGATCAACGCGAGCACGAGAGAGCCGACAGGCCCAAATACCTTTGCGCCGAACTGTACCGCGACTGTGTTGGAGGCGTTGATGGCGGCCTGGGGGAGCACGAGGAAGTAGGCGATGTTGGCCAGAACGTAGGACAAGATCACGAGCGGCATCGCCGTATGGATGACGCGAGGGAGGTCCCGGCTCGGGTTTCGGAACTCGCCAACGACGTAATTTGTCTGCGAAGGTCAGTCAGTGTATGTGTCCGTGTCTATCCAGGGGAGTGCCAGTCTCTTACGTTGTCCCAGCCATCATAGGCCCAGAGGCCCGCGTACAGGGCTACTGCCCAAGCAGAGAGATCCGATGACGTGCCAGCGAACCACTCGTGCGTCTTCCACTCCATGTTGGCCTTACCTGTCAGGGTCTTGCCAGTGATtgcaacgacgacgcccgtcACAGTCACGCCTAGCAGCGCGATGAACTTGAGAAACATGAGCCAGTCGTTTACCTTGGTGCCCAGCTTCGTCGACACGCAGTTGAGCACCGTCACCGCGACCAGCGCCACCAAGGCCACCGCCTTGTTCACCCACGGACTGAGGCTCTCCGCCTCCGCGCCGATCGCCGCCCGAACGAGATATTCCCCCATaatgatggcgatgatggcggcaCTACCGGGTTTGAGTACCAGGACCGCCACCCACGTGAACAGGAACCCAGCCATTTCGCCCATGATCTTGGCGAGGTAAACTtgggcgccgccgttcaGCGGTATTGCGCCGCCAAGCTCCGCGTAGCTCGCCGCGCCCGTCCATGCCAGCACGCCAGCAATCACCCACACTACGAGTGCGGCGCCAGGCGAGCCGACCTTAGAGCTCACTTGGCTGGGGCTGGAGAAGATGCCGCTCCCTATGATGAGGCCCACGATCAGACTCAAGCCATTGAGGTACGTGAGCGTCTTGTGCTTCtcgaggctgccgccgcccagcccgccgtTCTGTAttgccgtcgaggtcggcgcgcCGATAGGAgcgtagccgccgccggcggcgccggcagtGGAGCTCAGGGGAAACAGGTTCGCGGCGAAATCGAAGCCCGAAGAAACGGAATACGAGCGGTCATGGCGGTTCGGTCTGCCGGCGCTCGCGGCCGGATTCGCAGCGTCAAGAGGGTCTTCGGCGTCGAAGGAGAGCTTGCGGgaagaggagatggagggtcGAGAGGAAGGAATGTCCGAGGCGGCTGAGTCGacgcgggaggaggaggcgagggaggcgagcTCGAGGGAGTCGCGGTGAGATTGTACATTGGTGTAGGGCGGCATGGTGGATGGGGTTGGATGTCGAGGTGACGAGGATCGCGGCGAGGGAGCGACTCTCGACCCAGGTGGATTCGTTCGGCTTGCGAGGAGACGTGGCTGAGGGCTATCGCATGTTGCGCTGGGAATAATTGATGATGTGGTAGTGTGGTATTGAGGGATACACCGGCGCCCCTGTGTGTTTGcgtgtgtgagtgtgtgtaTTTGTGTGCTGTAATGAGAATCGCGGCGAGCTTGAAGAATTTCGTGACGTCGTTTGCAGGTACGTTTAAAGGAGTCGTTAGTGTAGTGGCTTCGGTTTTGCGCCCGGAGTCGCCTCTTGTCTCTATACCCACTGGGGGGGACCCTTTTAAGCGCGGAATTCGAAATAGACCGAGGAGCCCCTCTGCAAAGGGGCCGAAGCAGAATGTGATGTATATAATAATGTCTTGTTGTGCAAATTAGTACTGTAGCCGCTTATTGTCCGGATAAGATTGGCGATCGGAGGttggggaggagagagaagatgTCCGGGGGCGGTGGCTTATGATTTAAGGTTGGGAAAGGGGTGGCATTCAGTCGCAACCCCTCGTTTGtagtttttttttctttttcctaTCCGTAGTGCACAAACTTGGTTGCAGTGACGAGCGATAGCCGGACAAGCACCAGTTTTGATCTCTGTTCAGGGCACTcttgctggctggctggtgggCTCGTCACGCTGCAGCTCTGGTTACCTCTGACTTGGCCAAGTTGCACTTGTAGTCGTTTCGTACCCGCTCGGACCCTCCGGGAAATTGATCGGATCAAACGATGATTGGTTTTTTTTGTCTGTTCGGCGCGGGAACTGCGAGTTAGACCTTAGCGCCTGTCACCGGCTTACCATGTAGGAGTGTGGGCGGGGCGCATTGGCAGTCTCTTGACAGGCGATGGGGGAAAGGGGCAATATCAAGCCACAGAACACCCAAGCCACAGGAAGCGGGTCTTAAGGAGCGGGACGAACGGGGCCCCGACGAGCTGAATCTCTACCTTGACCCCCAGCGGCCGTCCGTCATCCGCCCGCGCAACTTGACCGTCTGGAGAGAGACGTCAGCACAGCAGCCCTCGGACCACAGTCTCCAACGTCAGTACGCGGAAATCGCCAAcccgaccaccaccaccgcacACGATGCCGTTGGACGATTACGCCTCAGCTGTCGGTGGCGGCCTCAAGCTCAAGGgcgccaaggtcggcaagcccaagaagaagaagagaagggaaaAGAGCGACCTCGAGAAAAACCTCGAAAcgggcgacgaagacggcggcgtcggttCTACTAGTGGCGCTTTGGTGAAGCGTCGCGATGAGGCtggggacgaagacgacgacaggaAAAAGAAGTCGAGAAAGAGACGCGGGAGCGAAGACCCCCCGGTTACCGAGGCAGAAGAGGATCGAGACGACGATAGTCGGGTGGTGCACAAGACGGAGGCGGAGCGCCGGTACGAGGAGAGGAAGCGAAAGAGGGTACGTCTAGCAGCATTTCCTACCTGCTTCAAACCCCCCATTGCTTCAATGCTAGAACGTTCGCTCACAATACCTGCTCTCCCCAAAACAGCTCCTTGAACTCGCCGAGTCGTCTAGCTCCCGACCCGAACTTCTCAAGACGCACAAGGAGCGGGTTGAAGAACTTAATACCTATCTGTCCAAGCTGAGCGAGCATCACGACATGCCCAAGATAGGACCCGGCTAAagacagaaaaagaaaaaaaagaagaagaacagaaAGGGGTTGGTATCGTCGCCCCGTGTGCATATTTGGGATGGAGTTTATTTTGATTCAAAATGGCTGGCGTTATGTATACCCCTTCAAAGCTGTCGGGATAAGTCTTTCTTGGACGAAAACATACCCGACCAAGGTTCCTCATCACGTTGCAGCAAATATGTAGTCCAATTTGGCAACAAGTGAAACAAAACT
Coding sequences within it:
- a CDS encoding Putative D-isomer specific 2-hydroxyacid dehydrogenase, catalytic domain-containing protein — protein: MVFLSRSIRSIASSAPRGLQTSKASSLARPAFSRAAGAPSVLARKLPGQLNSIRTLTTTRQNQVKVLAVLYDGGQHAKDVPGLLGTTENELGIRKWLEDQGHTLVTTSDKDGENSKFDQELVDAEIIITTPFHPGYLTAERLAKAKNLKLAVTAGIGSDHVDLNAANKTNGGVTVAEVTGSNVVSVAEHVVMTILVLIRNFVPAHEQVERGDWNVAAVAKQEYDLEGKTVGTVAIGRIGERVLRRLKAFDCKELLYYDYQPLSPEKEKEIGCRRVENLEEMLAQCDVVTINAPLHEKTRGLFNKDLISKMKKGSYLINTARGAIIVKEDVAEALKSGHLAGYGGDVWFPQPAPADHPLRTAKNPFGGGNAMVPHMSGTSLDAQKRYADGTKAIIDSYLSGREDYKPEDLIVHKGDYATKAYGQREKK
- a CDS encoding Putative amino acid/polyamine transporter I, with protein sequence MPPYTNVQSHRDSLELASLASSSRVDSAASDIPSSRPSISSSRKLSFDAEDPLDAANPAASAGRPNRHDRSYSVSSGFDFAANLFPLSSTAGAAGGGYAPIGAPTSTAIQNGGLGGGSLEKHKTLTYLNGLSLIVGLIIGSGIFSSPSQVSSKVGSPGAALVVWVIAGVLAWTGAASYAELGGAIPLNGGAQVYLAKIMGEMAGFLFTWVAVLVLKPGSAAIIAIIMGEYLVRAAIGAEAESLSPWVNKAVALVALVAVTVLNCVSTKLGTKVNDWLMFLKFIALLGVTVTGVVVAITGKTLTGKANMEWKTHEWFAGTSSDLSAWAVALYAGLWAYDGWDNTNYVVGEFRNPSRDLPRVIHTAMPLVILSYVLANIAYFLVLPQAAINASNTVAVQFGAKVFGPVGSLVLALIVSASCFGALNSSTFTSSRLVYVAGKEGYIPSVFGSIGLSRSEGHSVTTSRTSRGRVANLLIRILGDDDMGLFYTPVWALVLNGLLTAAYIIVGEFGTLLTFYGVAGYTFYFITVLGLIILRVREPQLDRPYKTWITTPIIFCCVSLFLLSRAVFAQPLQTVTVVLFVVAGVPVYFWRIRGRDQQVIKRETRHQLEHEGRSWWQFWKR
- a CDS encoding Putative protein FAM32A, yielding MPLDDYASAVGGGLKLKGAKVGKPKKKKRREKSDLEKNLETGDEDGGVGSTSGALVKRRDEAGDEDDDRKKKSRKRRGSEDPPVTEAEEDRDDDSRVVHKTEAERRYEERKRKRLLELAESSSSRPELLKTHKERVEELNTYLSKLSEHHDMPKIGPG